From Onychostoma macrolepis isolate SWU-2019 chromosome 05, ASM1243209v1, whole genome shotgun sequence, one genomic window encodes:
- the rab14l gene encoding RAB14, member RAS oncogene family, like: MATAPYNYSYIFKYIIIGDMGVGKSCLLHQFTEKKFMADCPHTIGVEFGTRIIEVSGQKIKLQIWDTAGQERFRAVTRSYYRGAAGALMVYDITRRSTYNHLSSWLTDARNLTNPNTVIILIGNKADLEAQRDVTYEEAKQFAEENGLLFLEASAKTGENVEDAFLEAAKKIYQNIQDGSLDLNAAESGVQHKPSAPQGGRLTSEPQPQREGCGC, translated from the exons ATGGCCACTGCACCCTACAACTACTCCTACATCTTCAAGTACATCATCATCG GAGACATGGGCGTCGGGAAGTCCTGCTTGCTGCACCAGTTCACAGAGAAGAAGT TCATGGCCGACTGTCCGCACACCATCGGCGTGGAGTTCGGCACCAGGATCATCGAGGTGAGCGGTCAGAAGATCAAGCTGCAGATCTGGGACACGGCGGGTCAGGAGCGCTTCAGAGCCGTCACGCGCAGCTACTACAGAGGAGCGGCCGGAGCGCTGATGGTCTACGACATCACCAG GAGAAGCACATACAACCACCTCAGCAGCTGGCTGACCGACGCCAGGAACCTCACCAACCCCAATACT GTCATCATTCTCATAGGAAACAAAGCGGATCTGGAAGCGCAGCGAGACGTGACGTATGAAGAGGCTAAGCAGTTCGCCGAAGAGAACG GTCTGCTGTTCCTGGAGGCCAGCGCTAAAAC AGGAGAGAATGTGGAAGACGCGTTCCTGGAAGCAGCTAAGAAGATCTATCAGAACATCCAAGACGGCAGTCTGGATCTGAACGCGGCCGAGTCAGGCGTGCAGCACAAACCGTCGGCGCCGCAGGGCGGGCGGCTCACCAGCGAACCACAGCCGCAGAGGGAAGGGTGTGGCTGTTAA